From the genome of Candidatus Nitrosocosmicus oleophilus, one region includes:
- a CDS encoding CDP-alcohol phosphatidyltransferase family protein, producing MKYKIVKGYILRNGSNYYVLNNLRNRFDPIIEKVGRGFASLGFGPSFWTWVGLGLSIISAIMFSLHSPAIGVDYYTATFLGSLFLLFAGFFDIVDGAVARVTKRTSALGGYLDSVLDKVSEIIIFIGILIGSFTNPVLVLVALSLSMLVSYTRARGEGLGVDLKGKGIAERAERILIIVILGFIPFQDNISVALWIISILAAITVLERLKVVSAKFGTPLFSLQTFRDMSSRNHEYESSSGTVTSRLNEPPTSLSKITKNVNDYLDKPNDKKMTTSNTYSKPSSTTTTTTTTKTPPPPPPQPSSTTTKTPPPQPSSTTTKTPPPQPSSTTTKKAEFLDGTDPNETGRNVAHIIFDQEGEDEVYKKFTKSNTASNTSSNTEGDTSNTASNTSSNTEGDTSNTASNTSSNTEGDNHNDTKPATNEDKKPENNS from the coding sequence TGAAATATAAAATAGTAAAAGGTTATATACTACGAAACGGGTCAAATTATTACGTGCTTAACAACTTAAGAAATAGATTTGATCCTATAATTGAAAAGGTAGGAAGAGGATTTGCAAGTTTAGGCTTTGGACCGAGCTTCTGGACATGGGTAGGATTAGGTCTTTCAATAATATCAGCTATTATGTTTTCTTTACATTCACCTGCGATTGGAGTGGACTATTACACTGCTACATTCTTAGGTAGTTTATTCCTTCTCTTTGCAGGCTTCTTTGATATCGTAGATGGAGCGGTGGCCCGCGTTACAAAGAGAACCTCTGCATTGGGTGGATACCTTGATTCAGTATTGGACAAAGTGTCTGAAATAATTATATTTATTGGTATCCTTATTGGCAGTTTTACAAACCCAGTACTCGTTTTAGTTGCCCTGTCACTATCAATGCTAGTTAGCTACACAAGAGCTCGCGGTGAAGGTTTAGGCGTAGACTTAAAAGGAAAGGGCATTGCAGAAAGAGCCGAAAGGATACTCATCATTGTCATTCTTGGATTCATACCATTCCAAGATAACATATCTGTAGCCCTTTGGATAATCTCAATCCTTGCAGCTATTACAGTTCTTGAGAGACTAAAAGTAGTTTCTGCTAAATTTGGGACTCCACTCTTTTCACTCCAAACGTTTAGAGACATGTCTAGCAGAAACCACGAATATGAGTCATCATCAGGTACCGTTACATCCAGACTTAACGAACCGCCAACATCTTTATCAAAAATTACAAAGAATGTCAATGATTATTTAGACAAACCAAATGATAAGAAAATGACAACTTCGAATACATATTCTAAACCATCTTCAACAACAACCACAACAACTACAACAAAAACACCACCACCACCACCACCACAACCATCTTCAACTACAACAAAGACACCACCACCACAACCATCTTCAACTACAACAAAGACACCACCACCACAACCATCTTCAACTACAACAAAGAAGGCGGAATTTTTGGACGGTACTGATCCAAACGAAACTGGAAGAAATGTTGCTCATATTATTTTTGACCAAGAGGGCGAGGATGAGGTTTATAAGAAGTTTACAAAGAGTAATACAGCATCAAATACATCAAGTAATACAGAAGGTGACACTAGTAATACAGCATCAAATACATCAAGTAATACAGAAGGTGACACTAGTAATACAGCATCAAATACATCAAGTAATACAGAAGGTGACAATCACAACGACACAAAGCCTGCAACTAATGAAGATAAGAAACCAGAGAATAACTCTTAA
- a CDS encoding 30S ribosomal protein S26e, translating to MPKKRTSRGRTKGGKGSSGTVHCSQCGAMVPRDKAKKITGRITLVEPQLAKELKAQGAYIAPSTDVKFYCVSCAVHRGIVKVRSENDRRNSGKLG from the coding sequence ATGCCTAAGAAAAGAACCAGCAGGGGAAGAACTAAAGGTGGAAAAGGGAGTTCAGGAACTGTTCATTGCAGTCAATGCGGTGCAATGGTCCCCAGAGATAAAGCAAAGAAAATTACAGGAAGGATCACCCTGGTAGAGCCTCAGTTAGCAAAAGAATTGAAGGCACAAGGTGCGTATATTGCCCCTTCAACAGATGTCAAATTTTATTGTGTTTCTTGTGCAGTACACCGAGGTATAGTAAAAGTAAGATCGGAAAACGATAGACGAAACTCAGGAAAATTAGGCTAG